The window GGCGCCGCCCGGTGGGGCGGGACACCGGAGTGTCCCGCCACCCGCGCTCAGTGCGTCGGCTTGACCAGCGGGAAGAGGATGGTCTCGCGGATGTTCTTGCCCGTGAAGGCCATGATCATCCGGTCGATGCCGGCGCCCATGCCGCCCGTCGGGGGCATGGCGTATTCGAGGGCCTGCAGGAAGTCCTCGTCGAGCTGCATGGCCTCGGCGTCGCCGCCGGCGGCCAGCAGCGACTGCTCGACCAGGCGGCGGCGCTGCTCGATCGGGTCGTTGAGCTCGGAGTAGGCGGTGCCCAGCTCGGTGCCGAACCCGATCAGGTCCCACTTCTCGGTGAGCAGCGGGTCGTGGCGGTGGGTGCGGGCGAGCGGCGAGGTCTCCAGCGGGTAGTCCATCACGAACGTGGGCTGGACGAGCGTGTGCTCGACGAGCTCCTCGAACAGCTCCTGGACGACCTTGCCCTGGCCCCACTTCGGGTCCCAGTGGACGTCGTGCTTGTCGGCCAGCGCGCGCACCCGCTCCAGCGCGGTGGCGGTGGTGATCTCCTCGCCGACCGCGTCGGAGACCAGGGTGTAGAGGGGCACCCGCGGCCACCGCTCCAGGCCGAGGTCCACCTCGGTGTCGCCGTGCCTGACCACGGTGGTGCCGAGCGCCGCGACGACGGCCTTCTGGTACATCCGCTGGGTCAGGTCGGCCATGTCGTGGTAGTCGAGGTAGGTGCCGTAGGCCTCGATCATGGTGAACTCGGGGTTGTGCGTGGAGTCGGCGCCCTCGTTGCGGAAGTTGCGGTTGATCTCGAAGACCTTCTCGATGCCGCCGACGACCAGCCTCTTGAGGTAGAGCTCGATCGCGATGCGAAGGTAGAGCTCCATGTCGTAGGCGTTGATGTGGGTCCTGAACGGCCGGGCCGAAGCGCCGCCGTGGATCGGCTGCAGCATCGGCGTCTCGACCTCGAGGTAGCCCTCCTCGTGCCAGAAGTCGCGCACGGCGCGCACGGTGGCGCTGCGTAGCCGGGCCATCTGCCGGGCCTCGTCGTTGACGATGAGGTCGACGTAGCGCTGGCGGACCCGGGCCTCGGGGTCGGTGAGGCCGATGTGCTTCTCCGGCAGGGGGCGCAGGCACTTGGCGGTGATCTCCCAGCGGTCGGCCAGGATCGACAGCTCCCCGCGGCGGGAGGTGATCACCTCGCCCGTCACGCCCACGTGGTCACCGAGGTCGACGTCGCGCTTCCAGGCGGCCAGCGACTCCTCGCCCACCTTGTCGAGGGAGATCATCACCTGTAGGTCGGCGCTGCCGTCGCGCAACGTGGCGAAGCAGAGCTTGCCGCCCACCCGGTTGAGCATCACGCGGCCCGTGACCGCGACCGTTTCGCCGGTGGCGGTGTCGGGCTCCAGGCCCTGGTGACGCTCCCGGACCTCGGCGTTGGTCGCGGTGCGCGGGAAATTGACCGGGTAAGGATCGACGCCGTCGCTGCGAAGGCGGTCGAGCTTCTCCCTCCGGATTCGCATCTGCTCGGGAAGTTCGTCGCTCACACCATCAAAGCGTAGGGGATATGGCGAACTGCAAGGGCTCGTCGGCCCCTCGCAGGGGCGCTGAAGGGGCGCTGAAGGGGCACTGCAAGGCCTCTCGCCTACTCATGACTCAGGGACTCCTGGGGGGGACCGGCAGGGCGCCGGCCCGGGTGAGAGTCCGAGGAGAGATCATGATGAAGAGGATCGCGACCGGTGCCCTCGCCGTCGCAGCCACCACCGCGATGGCCCTGTCACTGCCTTCGGCCGCCGGCGCCACCACCACGACCGCCACCACGACCACCGCGACGTCCTCCGGCTACGACTTCGCCGACTCCTGGGGCCCCGTCCACGCCAGGCACGGCCTGGCCAAGGCGCAGGGGTGGATCGGCGTCGAGTGGGACGACGAGCAGGAGTCCAACACGGTCCACGTCAAGGGCCGGCTGTACGACCTGGACAACCGGACCTACGCCAAGGGCGGCAAGTGCGCGTACGTGAAGTTCCAGGCCAGCGACTTCGACCACCACTGGTCGACCGTCTACACCAGGAAGTACTGCGGCTTCCCCGGCTACCGGAAGTTCCACTTCGAGACCGACGAGGTCTTCAGCCTCCGGGCCAAGGTGTGCCAGGTGAGCCCGCACGGCTCGTACACCACCAAGTGCGGCCAGTGGAGCCACCTCTACACCGCCGAGACCGAGTAGCCGGCGACGCTTCCCGAACCGGCAGGCGGCCCCCTTCCCGAGCGGGGGGCCGCCTGTCACGTTCCCGGCGGGACGACGTCCGGCCCGGGCGACGTTCACGGCCAGGTGACGTTCACGGCTAGGTGACGTTGCGCTGGTAGATGAGCCGCAGGCCGATGAGCGTCAGCCACGGCTCGTGGACGTCGATCGAGCGGGACTCGCCCATCACCAGGCCCGCGTGTCCGCCGGTCGCCACCACGGTCACCTCGTCCGGGTCGTCGGCCAGTTCGGCCGCCATCCGCTCGACGATGCCGTCGACCTGGCCGGCGAAGCCGTAGATGATGCCGGCCTGCAGCGCCTCGACGGTGTTCTTGGCGATGACCGAGCGGGGCCTGATCAGCTCGACCTTGTGGAGCTGGGCGCCCGCCGCAGCCAGGGCGTCCACGGAGATCTCAATGCCGGGGGCGGTGACGGCGCCGACGTACTCGCCCTTGGCCGACACCGCGTCGAAGGAGGTGGCGGTGCCGAAGTCGACGATGATGCAGGGCCCGCCGTACTGGTCGATGGCGGCCAGCGCGTTGACGATGCGGTCGCTGCCGACCTCCTTGGGGTTGTCCATGCGGACCGGCACGCCGGTGCGCACGCCGGGCTCCACGATGACCGCGGTGACGTCGCCGTAGTAGCGGCGGCACATCTCGCGCATCTCGTTGAGCACGCTCGGCACGGTGGAGCAGATCGCGATGCCGCTGATGTCGGCTCCCTTGAGCAGGGGGGACTGTTCGAGCAGGCCCTGGAGCACGACTGCGATCTCGTCGGCGGTGCGGCGCGGGTCGGTGGCGAGCCGCCAGTGCTCGATGACCTCATCGCCCTCGAACAGGCCGAGCACCGTGTGCGTGTTGCCGACGTCGATCGTGAGCAGCATCCGATTACCCCCGTAGGTCCAGTGCGATGTCAAGGGCCGGCGCCGAGTGGGTGAGCGCTCCCACCGCAAGGTAGTCAACGCCAGTTTCGGCCACATCACGGGCCGATTCCAAGGTCAACCCCCCACTGGCTTCCAGTCGCGCCCGATTTTTCACGATTTGAACGGCATGGGCGAGATCCTCGGGAGTGAAATTGTCGAGCAGGATCTCCTCGGCGCCCTCGGCGAGCACCGGCTCGATCTGGTCGATCCGGTCCACCTCCACCTCGATCGGCAGGTCCGGGTAGCGGTCGCGGACCGCGCGGAACGCCTCGGCGACGCCGCCCGCGGCCACCACGTGGTTGTCCTTTATCAGCGCGGCGTCCGACAGCGACATCCGGTGGTTGACGCCGCCGCCGCAGCGCACCGCGTACTTCTCCAGCGACCGCAGCCCCGGCAGGGTCTTGCGGCTGTCCCGGACGCGCGCCTTCGTGCCGCTGACCGCCTCCACCCACCTGGCGGTGAGCGTGGCGACGCCCGAAAGGTGCGTCAGCAGGTTGAGCGCCGTGCGCTCCGCCGTGAGGAGCCCGCGGACGGGACCCTCGACGGTCATCAACACCTCACCCGCCCGGACGCGCTCCCCGTCCTTGGCCCCGCGCTCGACGCGGTCCGCGCCCAGCCGGACGAAGACGGCCTCGGCGGCGGCGAGCCCGGCCACGACGCCGTCGGCGCGGGCGACCACGTCGGCGACCGCGCGCTGTCCGGCCGGGATCGTCGCCAGGCTCGTCACGTCGCCGGCCTCCTGGAGGTCCTCGGCGAGCGCCCGGTCGACGAGCGCGTTCACCTCGGCCGGATCGAGCCCGGCGCCGGCGAGCTCCTGTTCCAGGCGCGCCGGAATGGCGTCGCCGTGCGGCGTGTAGGTCATCTGCAGGCCCTCCTCGGTCAGGGTCACGTCCAGGTGGCCCAGCCATTCGTCGTCGTCACGCTCGGGGTGGTCCTCGCGCCAGTGCGACCCGCGGGTCTCCAGCCGGGCCACCGCGGCGGCCGTGAGCACGGTCGCGACGGTGAGCAGGTTCGTCGCCTCCCAGGACTCGGTGCAGGGCGCCACCTGGACGGGCGTCCAGCGGGCGTCGCGCAGCGCGCGGGCCGTGCCGGCGAGGGAGTCCCGGGCCCGCAGGACGCCGGCCCCCCTGCTCATGTGCGCCTGGATCCTGGTCCTGGCGCGCGGGTCGACCAGTCCGTCCGGCGTCCGGCTCGCGACGGGCTCGCCCGGCTCCGGCCGGCCTCCGGCGCGGTTGTCGCGGGCGATGTCCGCGGCTATGCGCTCGGCGAACACCAGCCCTTCCAGCAGCGAGTTGGACGCCAGCCGGTTGGCGCCGTGCACGCCGGTGCAGGCCACCTCGCCGCACGCGTACAGACCCTCGATGGACGTGCGGCCCATCAGGTCGGTACGGACGCCGCCGCTGGCGTAGTGGGCGGCCGGGGCGACGGGGATGGGCTCGCGGACCGGGTCGACGCCGTGCTCGCGGCAGACCGCGTGGATGGTGGGGAACCTGGCCCGCCACCTCTCCTCGCCGAAGTGGCGGCCGTCGAGCAGCATGTGGTCGCGCCCGCTCTCGCGCATCCTGCGCATGATGGCCTTGGCCACCACGTCACGCGGGGCCAGGTCGGCCAGCTCGTGCACGTCACGCATGAACGCCTCACCCGCGTGGTCGACGAGGATCGCCCCCTCGCCCCTGACCGCCTCGGAGATCAGCGGCTGCTGGCCGGTCGAGTCCTCGCCCAGCCAGAGCACCGTGGGGTGGAACTGGACGAACTCCAGGTCGCGGACCACCGCTCCGGCCCGCAGCGCCAGCGCCACCCCGTCGCCGGTGGAGACGACGGGGTTGGTCGTGGCGGCGTAGACCTGGCCCATGCCGCCCGTGGCCAGCACCACGGCCCCGGCGTGCACGGCGCCCACCCCGTCGCGCGCGCCCTCGCCCATGACGTGCAGCGTCACGCCGCGCGCCCGGCCGCGGGCGTCCTTGAGCAGGTCGAGCACCAGCGCGTGCTCGACGACCTCGATCGCGCTCGCCCGCACCGCCTCGACCAGGGCGCGCTGCACCTCGGCACCCGTGGCGTCGCCACCCGCGTGCACGATGCGGTCGCGCCGGTGGCCGCCCTCGCGGGTGAGCTGGAGCCGCCCGCCGTCCGTCCGGTCGAAGCGCGCGCCGCGCGCCATCAGCCGTCGCAGCGCGCCGGGCCCCTCGGTGACCAGCGTCCGCACGGCCCGCACGTCGCACAGCCCGACCCCGGCGAGCAGGGTGTCGTTCAGGTGCTCCTCGGGTGTGTCCTCCGGGTCGAGCACGGCCGCGATGCCGCCCTGCGCCCACCGGGTGGAGCCGGAGGAGAGCACGTCCTTGGTGACGACCAGGACCTTGGCGGCGGGGTCGAGCTCGGCGTACCGCAGCGCCACGGTGAGCCCGGCGATGCCGGAGCCCACGACGACCACGTCGGCCTCGACGACCCAGCCCGGGGCGGGAGCGGTCAACCGCAGCGGGATCGCGGGTGCACTCATGGGGGTCTCCTCGTCGGAGCGATTTCGTCACAATGACGATAACGCCCGGCGCGGGATGCCCCATCCCGGGGGCGGGGCTACAGCGTCACGGTGACGTTGTCGATGAGCCGGGTGGTGCCGACCTTGGCGGCCACCGCGAGCACGGCCTCCCCGGCGTAGGAGTCGGGGACCTCGGTGAACGTGGCCGGATCCACGAGCACCAGGTAGTCGACCGCCAGCCCGGGAGGCGCCTCGTCCAGCACCGCCCGCGCCGCCGCCCGGACCTCGGCGGGGGTGGACCGCTCGGCGCCGGCGCGCAGGGCGCCGGACAGGGACAGCGCCACCCGGCGGTCGTCGGCGGACAGGTAGCGGTTGCGGCTCGACAGGGCCAGCCCGTCGGGCTCGCGTACCGTGGGCACGCCGAGGATCTCGATCGGCAGGTCGAGGTCGGCGACCATGCGGCGGATCAGGGCGAGCTGCTGGGCGTCCTTCTGGCCGAAGGCGGCGAGGTCGGGGCTCACCAGGTTGAACAGCTTGAGCACGACCGTGAGCACGCCGTCGAAGTGACCCGGCCGGCTGGCGCCCTCCACGAGCGTGCCCATGAGGCCCGAGCTCACCCCGACCTGGCGGTCGGGGTGGTACATGGTCTGCACGGAGGGGGCGAACACCACGCTCACGCCCTCTTCCCGGCACGCCTCCAGGTCGGCGGCGAACGTGCGGGGATAGCGCGAGTAGTCCTCGTTCGGCCCGAACTGCAGGGGGTTGACGAAGATGCTCACCACGACCTGGTCGGCACGGCCCCGAGCCTCGCGGATCAGCGTGCGGTGGCCCTCGTGCAGCGCGCCCATCGTGGGCACCAGCGCCACCCGCCCCTCCCCCCTGGCCTTGACCAGGTCGGACCGGTCCTCGGCGACGATCAGGTCCATATGTTGCCTCCCAGCGCGTCCAGCAGGCGCTCGGCCTCCTCGGGCTTCAGCAGCCCGGCGGCGAGCGCGCGGTCGGCGGTGAGCCTAGCGAGCGCGATGTAGGCGTCCGCCGCCTCGGGTGCCGCCAGGATGAGCGCGTCGACGTGCTTGCGCACCGTGCCCGCGTCGCCGCGCACCACGGGACCGGTGAGCCCGGCGATGCCCAGCCGCAGCACGTTGTCCAGGGCCGCGCCGAGCAGCGGGCCGAGCATCCGGCCGGGATGGTCGACGCCGATGCGGCGCAGCAGCTCCGACGACTCGGCGATGAGCGTGACCATGTGGTTGGCCGCCCCGGCCAGCGCCGCGTGGTAGAGGGCGCGGTCGGAGTCGGCGATCCACACCGGCTCGCCGCCCATCTCGATGACCAGGGCCTCGGCGATGGGCCGCAGCGGGTCCGGCGCCGTCACCCCGAACGAGCAGCCGGTGATCCGGTTGAGGTCGTCGTCACGGCCGGTGAACGTCATCACCGGGTGCAGCGCGAACGGCAGCGCCCCCATCCGGGACGCCGGCTCCAGCACCGACAGGCCGTAGGCGCCGCTGGTGTGCACCAGCAGCTTGCCCCGCAGTTCGACGCCGGTGGCGGCCAGCCCGTTCACCAGGTCGGGCAGCGCGTCGTCGGGCACCGTGAGCAGGATCAGCTCCGCCGCCGCGACCACGTCCTCGGGCCGGACGGGCACGACGCCCAGCCGCTCGGCGGCCCACCTGATCGAGGTGTCGGACACCCCGCCCGCCGCGACGATCCGGTGCCCGGCCTGCGCGAGCGCCGCGCCGAGCGCGGAGCCCACGCGTCCCGCTCCCAGCACTCCGACGGCCAGCCGTGCCGGCCGATCATTTGCGTCCATGACGTCCCACCCCTGTCGACCTGATGGCACTGCCGCCCAGCGTAACGGCCGGGCCTGACTGCGCACGTGACGGGGGTTTTGCCGCATGTTGAGTTAACGACAAAACAGACAAGGGCACACGAGTCTGTGCACCCCTGTCGAAAGAGATGAGGAGAGGGGTTGACCGGATGGCAGCGGGCGCCGAGTCCACCGCCGGACCCGACGCCCGCCCCTGACCAGCGACCCCTTGAGAGGTGCGCACGCGCGGCCGGCCAACCGCCGACTGGACCGGCCGGCGGACGGAGCCCGGACCGGTCAACGGCCCGGGCTCTACGTCGTGCGCGCCGTCTCCGGCTCGGCGCCGCGGCGACAACGCAAAGGTTACCGCAAGGCCGCCACAGCACGCGGTCACGCGATCACGTTCCGTGTCACCGCTGATCATGAGATAGTCCAGGCATGTGGCTCACCTGGCGTGCCGCGATGGAACGCGCGCTCTACGGCGAGGACGGCTTCTACCTGCGCGAACGCCCCTCCGGTCACTTCCGCACCTCGGTCAGCGCCACGCCCGCGTTCGCCGAGGCGGTCCTCGCGCTGCTCATGGAGGTCGACGCCGAGCTGGGCGGGCCGCCGACGCTCGACCTGGTCGACATCGGCGCCGGCGAGGGCCTGCTGGCGGGCCACGTGCTGGAGGCCGCCGGTCCGAAACTGCGCGAACGGCTGCGCATCACGGCCGTCGAGCTGTCCCCCCGGCCCGCCGGGCTGCCGGAGCCGATCGCCTGGAGCGCCACCGTCCCGGCCGCGATCCACGGGCTGGCCATCGCGAACGAGTGGCTGGACAACGTCCCGCTCGACGTGGCCGAGCAGACACCTGACGGGCCACGCCTGGTCATGGTGCACACCCGCACGGGCGAGGAGCGGCTGGGCGGCCCGCTGGAGCCGGCCGACCGCGCGTGGCTCGACCGATGGTGGCCGCCGGTCGCCCTGGGGGCGCGCGTCGAGCTGGGCGGGCCCAGGGACGCCGCCTGGGCGTCGGTCGTGACCCGGCTCGACCGGGGCCGGGCGATCGCCATCGATTATGCACACCCTGTGGATAACCGGCCGCCTCATGGCACGCTCACCGGATACCGTGACGGCTCGGTCGTGACGCCCATACCGGACGGCACCTGCGACATCACCGCGCATGTGGCGCTCGACGCCTGCGCCGCGGCCGGCGAGCGGGCCGGCGCGATATCCACAACCTTGTCCACACAGCGGGCCGCGCTGCGCGCCCTGGGCGTCACCGGCCACCGCCCGCCGCTGGAGCTGGCGCGAGAGGATCCGCGCGGATATCTGCGGGCGCTGGCACGCGCTTCGGAGGAGGGCGAGCTGATCGATCCGAACGGGCTGGGCGGCTTCGGCTGGCTCGCCCAGACCCGCTGATTCCCGCTAGGCGACCGCGAGGTCCAGCGAGTGAAGACCGCGGATGACGTAGCCGGGCTTCCACTCCGGCTCGCGCAGCAGCTCCAGCCGGTCGGCCCGGTCGAGCAGCGCCCCGAACGACTCGATCAGCTCGATGCGGGCCAGCGGCGCGCCGAGGCAGAAGTGGATGCCCGCCCCGAACGAGATGTGCGGGTTGTCGGCGCGCCCCACGTCGAGCCGGTCGGGGTCGGCGAACACCTCGGGGTCGCGGTTGGCCGAGCCGAACAGCAGCGCCACCTCGCTCCCGCGCGGGATCCGGGTGCCGTGCACCTCGATGTCCTCCAGCACCCACCGCTCGAACATCTGCAGCGGGGTGTCCCACCGCATCAGCTCCTCGACCGCCGTGGGCAGCAGGCTCCGATCCTCGCGCAGCCGGGTCAGCTCGGCGGGGTTGCGGAACAGCGACCACCAGCCGTTGCCGGTCACGTTCACGGTGGCCTCGTGGCCCGCGTTCAGCAGCAGCACGCAGGTGCCGACCAGCTCGTCCTCGGTCAGCTCGTCGATCTGCGCCAGGGCGGAGATCAGGTCCTCGCCGGGGCGTGACGCCCGCTCGCGGGCCAGGCCCCTGAGGTAACCGGCGAACTCGTCGGCCGCCCGGACCGCCGTGTGCTGCGCCTCCGGCGACGGGTTGAGCTCGTACATGCCGCAGATGTCCGCCGACCAGGGGCGCAGCAGCGGACGGTCGGCCTCGGGCACGCCGAGCATGTCGGCGATCACCGTCACCGGCAACGGCTCGGCCACCTCGGCGATCAGGTCGCCGCCGCCCTTCTCCACGAACGTGTCGACCAGGCCGGCGGCGATGGCGCGGACCCGAGGCCGCAGTGACTCGACCATGCGCGGGGTGAACGCCCGGGAGACCAGGCGGCGCAACCGGGTGTGGACCGGCGGCTCGACATCGAGCATGCCGGCCCTGACCACCCGCCAGAACGGCTCCTGGAACTCCGGCTCCGGCTCCCGCCCGAACTCCTCGTGGGTGGCCGTGTGAAGGTAGGCCCGGCCCAGCCGGCGATCCCTGAGCAGGGCGTTGACGTCGGCGTACCGGGAGATCAGCCACTGCCCGGTCGGCTCGAAGTAGCTGACGGGCGCGTCGCGCCTCAGCTCGGCGTAGGCGTCGTAGGGGTGGGCGACGAAATCCGGATTCCAGGGGTCAAAGCGCACACCTGCATCTTACGGAGTGGTCTCCCGCTGCTTGGTGTGCCGGCTGCGCATCCGGATGTTGAGCATCTCGACGATGACCGAGAACGCCATCGCGAAGTAGATGTAGCCCTTGGGGATGTGCTGGTCGAGCCCCTCGGCGATGAGGACCACGCCGATGAGCACGAGGAACGCCAGGGCCAGCATCTTGATGCTCGGGTGCCGGTCCACGAACCTGCTGATCGGCCCGGAGGCGACCAGCATCACGAGGACCGCCGCGACCACGGCCGCGATCATCACGCCCAGCTCGTCCACCATGCCGACCGCGGTGATCACCGAGTCGAGGGAGAAGACCACGTCCAGGATCATGATCTGGACGATGACCGAGGTGAAGGAGGTGGCGGCCCTCTTCTTGCCGTCGCCCTCCTTCAGCTCCATGCTGTGCCCGATCTCGGTCACGCTCTTGGCGAGCAGGAAGAGCCCGCCCAGCAGGAGGATCAGGTCGCGCCCCGAGATCTCCTCGCCGAACACCTCGAACAACGGCTCCGTCAGCCGCACCACCCACGACAGCGCCAGCAGCAGGAGCAACCGCGAGATCAACGCGGCTCCGAGCCCCAGTACCCGCGCTCTGTCGCGCTGCTCGGGCGGCAGCTTGCCCGCCAGGATGGAGATGAAGATGATGTTGTCGATGCCCAGGACGATCTCCAGGGCGACGAGCGTGAAGAACCCTATCCAGATCTGCGGGTCGCTCACCCAGTCCAACATGTCCTTACCTCCAAGGTTCTCGGGGGATGTACCCGGAGGCAACGGTTGAAGCGTCCCGAGAGTTCGCGGTTGCGAATCACGGGTGAGTGTCGGTTATAGTGCAGCTCGTAGGTCATGAGTGCCAGCGCCAAGCCCCGGCTCGCTGGCCGGCAACCCTCGCGTCCGCGGCGGGGTGCCCCGGGTGAGGACCTGGTCCGTCACGAGGTGTGGCGGGCAAGCGCGGGCTCCATGGCTGCTTCCGGGGGCCCGATGGCCCCGTAGGAGGTATCGCCGTGTCCACTCTGACGATCTTCAACTCCGTGCCGGCCCAGGCCGCCGCGTCCCACGACCCCCGCCCTGACGCGCCGCGGCCGATCCCGGCCGTGCTGGGCGCCGACCTGGAGGTACCGGTCAAGGGCGGCCGGCTGGTCGGGTACGCCAACCTCGACTACGCCGCGAGCGCCCCCTGTCTGGAGCCGGTCAGCGCCGCCGTCGCCGCCGCGCTCCCGGCATACTCCAGCGTGCACCGCGGCGCGGGGTACGCCTCCCAGCTCACCACCGCCCGCTACGAGCAGGCCCGCCACACCGTGCGGGCGTTCGCGGGCGCCCGTCCCGACGACGCCGTGGTCTTCACGCGCAACACCACCGACGCCACCAACCTGCTCGCCCGCTGCCTGCCCGAGGGCACCACCGTCGTGGTGTTCGACAGCGAGCACCACGCCTCCCTGCTGCCCTGGGAGCGGTCCGTACGCCTGGCGCCGCCCGCCTTCCCCGGCGAGGCGGTGCGCGCGGCCGACGAGGCGCTGGCGGCCGTCGACGGGCCCAAGCTGCTCGTGGTCACCGCCGCCTCCAACGTCACCGGCGAGCTGTGGCCGATCGCGGCGCTGGCGCACATCGCGCACCGCCACGGCGCCCGCGTCCTGGTCGACGCCGCCCAACTCGTTCCGCACCGGCCGCTCAACCTGACCGCCCTCGACCTCGACTACGTGGCCTTCTCCGGGCACAAGCTGTACGCGCCGTTCGGCGCCGGGGTGCTGGTCGGTCGGCGCGACTGGCTGGCGGCCGGCGAGCCGTACCTCAAGGGGGGCGGCGCGGTCCGCTCGGTGGGGACCGCCGACGAGGGGCCGGCCGGCGTCGACTGGTACGACGACCCGGAGCCGCGGCACGAGGCGGGCACGCCGAACGTGCTGGGCGCCATCGCCATCGCCGCCGCCTGCGACGCGCTGACCGCCACCGGGTGGGACACGCTGGTGTGCGAGGAGGAGCGGCTCATCGCGCGGCTGCGCGCCGGGCTGGCCGCGATCGCCGGGGTGCGGGAACTGTCGCTGTGGGGGCCGGACCACCCGCGCGTGGGCATCGTCTCGTTCACCGTGGACGGCTACTCCGCGCGGGAGGTCGCCGAGGCGCTGTCCGGCGAGTACGGGATCGGGGTGCGCGACGGGAAGTTCTGCGCGCACCCGTTCCTCCGGCACCTGCTGGGCGAGTCCGGCGGCGGCTGCGAGGACGGCACGGCCTCGGCGGTGCGGGCGTCGATCGGCATCGGCACCACCGAGGAGCACGTGGACCGGCTGGTCGCGGCCGTGCGCGACCTCGCCTCCCGCGCGTAGCCCCGGGTCAGCGGTTGGGTGGCCTGCGCTTGGTGGGGTCGTCGGTGAACATCGAGTCGATGTCGCTCATGTCCTCGCGGGTCATGTCACCCCGCGGGGCGGTGCCCTGCGGGGCGGTGCCCTGCGGCGGCACGCCGCCGGGCCCGCTCGCCGGGATGCCCTCCCTGTCCAGGCGGCGCCGCTCCCTCTTGCGTGACCAGGCCCCGTGGATGATCCCGTCGATCCCGAACCGGCCACCGCCCGCTCCTATGAGCATGAGGCAGAGCGCGGCCAGCCCGGCGGCGAACTCCCAGCCCCCATCGCTGACGAACATGCCGTTCGGAGCGTGGACGAAGGCGATGGCGCCGAGCCCCACGACGAACCAGGCGAGCGCCGCGAGCCGTACCAGGAAGCCGATGATCAGCAGGATGCCGCCGATCACCTCGGCGGCGATCGTGAACGCG is drawn from Nonomuraea muscovyensis and contains these coding sequences:
- a CDS encoding TerC family protein — translated: MLDWVSDPQIWIGFFTLVALEIVLGIDNIIFISILAGKLPPEQRDRARVLGLGAALISRLLLLLALSWVVRLTEPLFEVFGEEISGRDLILLLGGLFLLAKSVTEIGHSMELKEGDGKKRAATSFTSVIVQIMILDVVFSLDSVITAVGMVDELGVMIAAVVAAVLVMLVASGPISRFVDRHPSIKMLALAFLVLIGVVLIAEGLDQHIPKGYIYFAMAFSVIVEMLNIRMRSRHTKQRETTP
- a CDS encoding aminotransferase class V-fold PLP-dependent enzyme — translated: MSTLTIFNSVPAQAAASHDPRPDAPRPIPAVLGADLEVPVKGGRLVGYANLDYAASAPCLEPVSAAVAAALPAYSSVHRGAGYASQLTTARYEQARHTVRAFAGARPDDAVVFTRNTTDATNLLARCLPEGTTVVVFDSEHHASLLPWERSVRLAPPAFPGEAVRAADEALAAVDGPKLLVVTAASNVTGELWPIAALAHIAHRHGARVLVDAAQLVPHRPLNLTALDLDYVAFSGHKLYAPFGAGVLVGRRDWLAAGEPYLKGGGAVRSVGTADEGPAGVDWYDDPEPRHEAGTPNVLGAIAIAAACDALTATGWDTLVCEEERLIARLRAGLAAIAGVRELSLWGPDHPRVGIVSFTVDGYSAREVAEALSGEYGIGVRDGKFCAHPFLRHLLGESGGGCEDGTASAVRASIGIGTTEEHVDRLVAAVRDLASRA
- a CDS encoding DoxX family protein, yielding MKRFVFDVTALIARVTLGVILVAHGWQKWQSGLGATTQQFTQTGVPLPEVAAAFTIAAEVIGGILLIIGFLVRLAALAWFVVGLGAIAFVHAPNGMFVSDGGWEFAAGLAALCLMLIGAGGGRFGIDGIIHGAWSRKRERRRLDREGIPASGPGGVPPQGTAPQGTAPRGDMTREDMSDIDSMFTDDPTKRRPPNR